A window of Kocuria sp. TGY1127_2 genomic DNA:
AGGCGTACGGCCGAGGAATCTGTGAGCGATGCAACCTGGTCGACGACCAACCGCAACCGACCAGCCTCATCCTGCCGATCCGTCTCCCGCCAATCCGCAGCGAACACAGGGTCAAGGAAGAGTCCGTCGGTATCCATGAGAGCCTCGACCAGCACGGCAAGCATTTCGCGCTGATTTTCGTACAAAGGTCCCTGATCCCTGACTGCCATGACGTATGCGGTAGCGATCCCCTTCATGACCGCGATCTCCGTGAGGGTGTCCCGCGGAATACGCAACTGGGCATCATAACGGGTCAAATTGCCCTGGCCGTACTCCGCACGGGTCGCCGCAATGGCCTCTCCCGCGAACCGCCCAATGAGTCGGCTCGTCAGCGCCTTGAGAGCCGCCATCGATGCCCGCGTTCCGGTCATCAGGGGCAGCCACTCGTCCAGATGCTGAAGCCGCACCAGCGCGGCTTCGAGTTCCTCAGGGTCGGTATCCGGCATGTACCAGCGCTGGGTCCATGTCATGACCCGATCGCGTTCCGCTGGTCGATCCATCCACCCCAACTGCACATGACCCCCGAAGACGGCGTCCTCGACGTCGTGAACGGAATAGGAAATATCGTCGGCGAGGTCCATGACCTGGGCTTCCAAGCATTTCTGGCCTGGAGGTGCGCCGTCCCGGAACCATTCGAAGACAGGCAGGTCATCCTCGTAGACACCGAATTTCCGGCTCTTGCGACCGTTGGTGACCGGTGCGTCTTCCTTGGTCCACGGGTATTTGCACGCGGCGTCGAGACAAGCGCGGGTCAGATTCAGGCCCGCGGAGTGGCCATCGGGCATGATCACTTTGGGCTCGAGTCGGCTCAGGAGGCGAAGGGTCTGGGCGTTGCCTTCGAATCCGCCTGCTTGTGCCGCGATCACGTCCAGGGCGGCCTCTCCATTATGTCCGAAGGGCGGGTGCCCCAGATCGTGGGCCAGGCATGCGGCGTCGACGACGTCCGGGTCGCAGCCGATCATGCGCCCCACCTCTCGACCCACCTGGGCGACCTCGAGCGAGTGCGTCAGGCGGGTGCGGATGAAGTCGTCCGAACTCGGCGAGACGACCTGGGTTTTGAAGCCCAGGCGGCGCAGGGCCGAGGAATGGAGAACCCTCGCCCGATCGCGCTCGAACTGACTCCGGTAGAGGTTTTTGTGGTGCTCCGGCAACCACCGGTCTGCATCGCGCGGCGAGTAGCCGGGCTGATTCGGTTCAGTCGGGGAAGACATGGACGCGTGCACCTTTGTCGGAGAAATCGAACAAACCCCACAGTACCGCGCGATTCCGCGGATGCACGGTGTTTGTCCACAACAACACCGCAAGCCGCACGATATCAGCCTCCCGAGATATCGAGCTCCGCGTCAGCGAGGCCCAAGCGTTCGGCATCGCCGAGAATTCGAGAGTCGAGCCAGCCGTCGGGCAGATGCGGCTTCTTGGGCGAACCCGCGCGCCCACGAGGCCCTTCAACGTCGGCACCCGGATACGGCAAGGACAGATCCAGCTGGCCCAGCAATTCACGGAACTGTTCAAGGCGCTCGACCTGGGCCATCTGCGCCCGCAGTTCCCCGCCCACGGGGTACCCCTTGAAGTACCACGCGATGTGCTTGCGGATCTCGCGCATGCCGCGGTGCTCTTCGCCGAAGGTCTCTACGAGCAATTCGGCATGACGGTAGATGATCTGGGCAACCTCCGCGACACCCGGGCGGAATCGGTCTTCCCGACCCTCGAAGGCCGCTTGCAGATCGCCGAAAAGCCACGGTCGTCCTTGGCATCCGCGCCCGATGACGACGCCGTCGACTCCCGTCTGCTCGACCATGCGCGCAGCGTCCTCTGCGGACCAGATGTCCCCGTTTCCGAGGACCGGAACATCCGGGATCGCTTCTCGGAGTTCGGCGATGGAATCCCAATCGGCCTGGCCCGAATAGTGCTGGGCCGCCGTACGTCCGTGCAGGGCAATCGCGGCTACCCCGGCATCACGGGCGGTCTTTGCAGCGTCGAGGAACGTGATGTGCTCGTCGTCTATGCCTTTGCGCATCTTGACCGTCACCGGGATTTCGCCACGTGAGGCCTCCCGTACCGCGGTTGTCACAATCGCTTCGAAGAGGTCGGTTTTCCACGGCAGGGCCGAGCCGCCACCGTTTTTGGTGACTTTGGGAACGGGACACCCGAAATTGAGGTCGATGTGGTCAGCACGTCCCTCCTCCGCGACCATCCGCACGGCTTTTCCGACGTTGACGGCGTCCACTCCGT
This region includes:
- a CDS encoding deoxyguanosinetriphosphate triphosphohydrolase: MSSPTEPNQPGYSPRDADRWLPEHHKNLYRSQFERDRARVLHSSALRRLGFKTQVVSPSSDDFIRTRLTHSLEVAQVGREVGRMIGCDPDVVDAACLAHDLGHPPFGHNGEAALDVIAAQAGGFEGNAQTLRLLSRLEPKVIMPDGHSAGLNLTRACLDAACKYPWTKEDAPVTNGRKSRKFGVYEDDLPVFEWFRDGAPPGQKCLEAQVMDLADDISYSVHDVEDAVFGGHVQLGWMDRPAERDRVMTWTQRWYMPDTDPEELEAALVRLQHLDEWLPLMTGTRASMAALKALTSRLIGRFAGEAIAATRAEYGQGNLTRYDAQLRIPRDTLTEIAVMKGIATAYVMAVRDQGPLYENQREMLAVLVEALMDTDGLFLDPVFAADWRETDRQDEAGRLRLVVDQVASLTDSSAVRLQDRITGLNWRIGDKPLW
- the dusB gene encoding tRNA dihydrouridine synthase DusB; protein product: MTTAIPTRLALPPLQLGHLTVDVPVVLAPMAGVTNRSFRRLCREYGGGLYVTEMVTARALAERRPESLRIIEHDEDEKIRSIQIYGVDAVNVGKAVRMVAEEGRADHIDLNFGCPVPKVTKNGGGSALPWKTDLFEAIVTTAVREASRGEIPVTVKMRKGIDDEHITFLDAAKTARDAGVAAIALHGRTAAQHYSGQADWDSIAELREAIPDVPVLGNGDIWSAEDAARMVEQTGVDGVVIGRGCQGRPWLFGDLQAAFEGREDRFRPGVAEVAQIIYRHAELLVETFGEEHRGMREIRKHIAWYFKGYPVGGELRAQMAQVERLEQFRELLGQLDLSLPYPGADVEGPRGRAGSPKKPHLPDGWLDSRILGDAERLGLADAELDISGG